In Cydia strobilella chromosome 8, ilCydStro3.1, whole genome shotgun sequence, one DNA window encodes the following:
- the LOC134743468 gene encoding methionine aminopeptidase 1, producing the protein MAAFGMCETPGCKSIAQLQCPTCIKLGIQGSFFCNQDCFKKSWKTHKVIHSLAKGESTDGSKVEYNPWPSYNFSGKLRPHPPGPKRTVPPHIGRPDYADHPTGFPASENAAKGSGQIKVLDDEEIESMRVACRLGREVLDEAGKACAVGVTTDEIDRVVHEACIERECYPSPLNYHNFPNSCCTSVNEVICHGIPDTRPLEDGDVCNVDVTVYHRGFHGDLNESFFVGNVPESTQKLVQVTYECLMKAIDIVKPGEKYREIGNVIQKHAQANGFSVVRSYCGHGIHRLFHTAPNVPHYAKNKAVGVMKPGHCFTIEPMINEGSWRDEQWPDHWTAVTADGSRSAQFEQTLLVTETGCDILTARGTGRPWFMDQLEKLNANS; encoded by the exons atggcCGCGTTTGGTATGTGCGAAACACCCGGTTGCAAATCTATTGCACAATTACAATGCCCGACGTGTATTAAACTTGGTATACAGGGTTCATTCTTCTGCAATCAGGATTGTTTCAAGAAATCGTGGAAAACGCACAAAGTTATCCATTCGTTGGCGa AGGGCGAGTCGACAGATGGCTCGAAGGTTGAGTACAATCCTTGGCCTTCATACAATTTCTCGGGGAAGTTGAGGCCGCACCCGCCGGGGCCGAAGCGGACGGTACCGCCGCATATAGGTCGCCCTGACTACGCTGACCACCCGACCGGTTTCCCCGCGTCTGAGAACGCCGCGAAAGGCTCTGGACAAATTAAAGTGCTAGACGATGAGGAGATCGAGAGTATGCGCGTCGCCTGCCGCTTGGGAAGGGAAGTGTTGGATGAAGCTGGAAA AGCTTGTGCAGTTGGTGTGACGACGGATGAAATTGACCGTGTAGTCCATGAGGCCTGCATTGAGAGAGAATGCTATCCGAGCCCACTCAACTACCACAACTTCCCTAACAGCTGCTGCACTTCTGTTAATGAGGTTATCTGCCATGGGATACCAGATACCCGTCCGTTGGAG GATGGTGATGTCTGCAATGTTGATGTAACAGTCTACCACCGAGGCTTCCACGGAGACCTCAACGAGTCTTTCTTTGTAGGCAATGTGCCCGAATCAACTCAGAAACTGGTCCAGGTGACCTATGAGTGCCTGATGAAAGCCATAGACATTGTGAAGCCCGGCGAGAAGTACCGTGAGATCGGGAATGTTATACAGAAGCATGCACAGGCCAACGGGTTCAGTGTAGTTAGGAGTTACTGCGGACATGGAATACATAGGCTGTTCCATACTGCTCCTAATGTTCCACATTATGcca AAAACAAAGCAGTAGGTGTGATGAAGCCAGGACACTGCTTCACAATCGAGCCAATGATCAACGAGGGCAGCTGGCGCGACGAGCAGTGGCCGGACCACTGGACTGCTGTCACCGCTGACGGTTCTCGCTCCGCTCAG TTTGAACAAACCCTGCTAGTAACAGAGACCGGGTGCGACATCCTCACCGCGCGCGGCACCGGCCGACCCTGGTTCATGGATCAGCTGGAGAAACTCAACGCTAACTCTTAG